A window of the Polypterus senegalus isolate Bchr_013 chromosome 4, ASM1683550v1, whole genome shotgun sequence genome harbors these coding sequences:
- the LOC120528575 gene encoding basic proline-rich protein-like, with amino-acid sequence MTSLLTGYIFVLALASSVMKHVESQIVQRPYQLSNRQWSPAAIHAMNYLRKPLMQRNSQSLQAKAPSRSALPPVFTFPISYASRGVSRPNPIAPSQSPAYPSFPPQSASPSSPTILLLPPKKKTRTAISSAVAQPFPAYLPSVKQNAMNSQKSSSSAPVPQPVYIFPPPAAATAPSIPASSSIPLAPSATVSLPAPAPPASFFIFPPPVAGRSARTRISSPSQSSVSRGSSRSVPRVPPVFIFPPPSPIAQPPAKPSSSQGVKLRPSAGAASPIVPAQPSIPAAPPAPSIFIFPPPASPPRPSTVPLIPPFLPGERAPSPAPPIFIFKKSRSPAQPEPPLTAPASPAPAPAPTAPIFIFPPPAPQKESPSPASQQPPAALPPSAPQTPAHSQPIFILPPSPPPSPPPPPPPSLAPPFFPFPPSPAPPQPIFVFPPPPPPPVFPPSPIPAASPSPPSTPASASGPPIFIFPPPAPAPPSEKPAQGTPMMPPSPPVAAAPPILIFPPPAPQPPPATPQPPSPASGQRGPGQEYNGFPLPAPAPAPSIIIFPPASSPPEKEPASKQPDQVAPAAPPPPPPAPIFIFPPAPPQSPPSPPATPSPAPPPSPVPPIPAPAPSIFIFPSEKEASTTSKPSPAPEKAESQPASPPAPIFIFPPPAEKGPFPPYPPPAAPSPPPVFIFPPPISPNGRFPGDSSSQRKEDMQPPSSPPQPGSAPSIFIFPPSPPETSPGSAQPPQQPSFPQPPPPAPPAPAPPIFIFPPPPPEKESDSSRPATPQPAPAPQPAPAPPPQPIFIFPPAPPEKEHPSLPATPSFPPSPPPIPSSPIFIFPSSPKETPQYPPGILPGQPPLSPATPSGAPPASPQSIFIFPPPSPASAEKPVSSPAPAEKPAGTPGSSSPILIFPPPVFPPRPAPAPPSPSAAPVPPVFIFPPNSRHPPDSPAPPEKPSPVPGPPILIFPPAPGAAKPGDNSVSPQLPSPPSPAPSIFIFPPETGPHPGAQFPAPAISPAPGPPIFIFPSDGGMSPAQTPSTMMPRDDKPPPPPPPPPPPPPSIFIFPPETGPHPGAQFPPPVIPPAPGPPIFIFPSDGGMSPAQTPSTMMPTDAKPPPPPSPPSPSIFIFPPEAEPHKPVSFPPAVPPASPPPFPAPPIFIFPTDSDSSHSAHSPPATPQPFPPSPVPSPPIFIFPTSESHASSQRPVQFPTLDPPKSAGHPGARSPIFIFPNGDNNGNGNDVYTGPNNEQYPVISVEYLKAPQSQRAYKSSHHLLTKSRNIRRQ; translated from the exons GTTATGAAGCATGTGGAAAGCCAAATTGTTCAACGGCCGTATCAACTGAGTAACCGCCAGTGGTCTCCTGCCGCAATACATGCAATGAATTATTTGCGAAAACCTCTGATGCAGCGTAACAGTCAGAGCCTCCAAGCTAAAGCTCCATCACGTTCAGCTCTTCCACCAGTGTTTACCTTTCCTATATCCTATGCTTCTCGAGGAGTTAGCAGGCCAAATCCAATCGCCCCCTCACAATCACCAGCATATCCTTCTTTTCCACCTCAGTCTGCTTCTCCATCCTCTCCtacaattcttcttcttccacctaaaaaaaaaacaagaacagccATTTCATCTGCTGTTGCTCAGCCATTTCCTGCCTACCTGCCTTCTGTAAAGCAGAATGCTATGAACAGTCAAAAATCTTCTAGTAGTGCACCAGTACCCCAGCCTGTTTATATTTTTCCACCACCTGCTGCAGCAACTGCACCCTCCATACCAGCATCATCATCGATACCCCTGGCACCATCTGCCACAGTATCCCTGCCAGCACCAGCACCCCCAGcatcatttttcatatttccaCCTCCTGTAGCAGGACGTTCTGCTCGTACCCGAATTTCCTCACCATCTCAGTCCAGTGTTTCTCGTGGTTCTTCTCGATCAGTTCCTAGAGTACCACCTGTATTCATATTTCCTCCCCCTTCTCCAATTGCACAGCCACCTGCTAAACCTTCATCATCCCAAGGTGTAAAATTAAGACCATCTGCAGGTGCAGCATCTCCTATAGTTCCTGCTCAACCTTCTATTCCAGCTGCTCCTCCTGCTCCATCAATCTTCATTTTCCCACCCCCTGCATCGCCCCCAAGGCCCTCAACTGTGCCTTTAATTCCGCCATTTTTACCAGGAGAGAGGGCTCCTAGTCCAGCTCCtccaatttttatatttaaaaaatcacgTTCTCCTGCCCAGCCTGAACCTCCACTTACTGCCCCAGCTTCCCCTGCACCAGCACCTGCTCCCACTGCTCCAATCTTCATATTTCCTCCTCCTGCTCCCCAGAAAGAATCCCCTTCACCTGCATCCCAGCAACCTCCTGCAGCCTTACCTCCATCAGCACCACAAACTCCTGCTCATTCACAGCCTATCTTTATTTTACCACCCTCACCACCCCCTTCACCTCCACCCCCACCTCCACCTTCTCTAGCACCACCCTTTTTCCCTTTCCCACCATCTCCCGCACCTCCTCAGCCTATTTTTGTATTtcctcctccaccacctcctccagtCTTTCCTCCATCACCAATCCCTGCTGCATCTCCATCTCCTCCTTCCACACCGGCTTCTGCTTCAGGACcaccaatatttatttttcctccaCCTGCCCCAGCACCACCTTCAGAGAAGCCAGCTCAAGGGACACCAATGATGCCCCCATCTCCTCCAGTTGCTGCTGCACCTCCTATTCTTATTTTTCCTCCTCCAGCTCCTCAGCCTCCACCAGCCACACCACAACCTCCTTCTCCAGCATCTGGACAACGAGGGCCAGGACAAGAGTATAATGGTTTTCCACTACCAGCTCCAGCCCCTGCACCATCAATTATAATATTTCCCCCAGCGTCATCTCCTCCTGAAAAAGAACCTGCTTCCAAACAGCCTGACCAAGTTGCTCCAGCTGcacctcctcctccacctcctgcccccatttttatttttcctcctgcACCACCACAGTCTCCACCATCACCCCCTGCCACGCCTTCTCCTGCTCCTCCTCCATCACCTGTACCACCAATACCAGCACCAGCCCCATCAATTTTCATATTTCCATCAGAAAAAGAAGCATCCACAACTTCTAAACCATCTCCAGCACCAGAAAAGGCTGAATCTCAGCCTGCCTCTCCTCCTGCCCCGATTTTTATATTTCCACCACCTGCTGAAAAAGGGCCATTCCCACCATATCCACCACCAGCTGCTCCATCCCCTCCACCAGTCTTTATATTTCCGCCACCAATATCCCCAAATGGTCGTTTTCCAGGGGATTCTTCAtcacaaagaaaagaagacatGCAGCCTCCAAGTTCTCCTCCACAGCCAGGTTCAGCACCGTCAATATTCATATTTCCTCCATCACCACCAGAAACAAGTCCTGGTTCTGCCCAGCCGCCTCAACAGCCATCATTTCCACAACCACCACCTCCTGCACCACCAGCTCCAGCTCCACCAATATTTATATTTCCACCACCCCCACCAGAAAAAGAATCTGATTCTTCACGACCTGCCACACCCCAGCCAGCACCTGCTCCACAGCCAGCTCCAGCACCACCACCACAGCCAATATTTATATTTCCACCTGCTCCTCCTGAAAAAGAACATCCTTCTTTACCTGCTACTCCATCTTTCCCACCTTCACCACCCCCCATTCCATCTTCTCCAATATTTATATTTCCTTCTTCACCAAAAGAAACACCACAATATCCTCCAGGTATCCTACCAGGACAACCACCTCTTTCTCCTGCTACTCCTTCTGGAGCTCCTCCAGCCTCACCACAATCTATATTCATATTTCCACCTCCTTCACCTGCGTCAGCAGAAAAGCCTGTATCTTCACCTGCCCCAGCAGAAAAACCTGCAGGTACGCCTGGCTCATCTTCTCCAATACTAATATTCCCACCTCCTGTATTTCCACCTAGGCCTGCTCCTGCCCCTCCTTCACCTTCTGCAGCTCCAGTACCTCCAGTATTCATATTTCCTCCAAATTCTAGACATCCACCTGATTCTCCAGCGCCACCAGAAAAACCTTCACCTGTTCCAGGTCCACCAATACTTATATTTCCACCAGCCCCGGGTGCCGCCAAACCAGGTGATAATTCTGTTTCACCACAGCTACCAAGTCCACCTTCTCCGGCaccatcaatatttatttttccaccAGAGACTGGGCCACATCCTGGGGCACAGTTTCCAGCTCCTGCAATATCACCAGCTCCAGGACcaccaatatttatttttccttctgaTGGTGGTATGTCTCCAGCACAAACACCTTCAACCATGATGCCTAGAGATGACaaaccacctcctcctcctcctccacccccacctccacctccatcaatatttatttttccaccAGAGACTGGGCCACATCCTGGGGCACAATTTCCACCTCCTGTAATACCACCAGCTCCAGGGCcaccaatatttatttttccttctgaTGGTGGTATGTCTCCAGCACAAACACCTTCAACCATGATGCCTACAGATGCCAAACCACCTCCTCCACCTTCACCCCCATCtccatcaatatttatttttcccccAGAAGCTGAACCACATAAACCAGTATCATTTCCTCCAGCTGTGCCACCAGCTTCACCTCCACCTTTCCCAGCTCCACCAATATTTATATTTCCAACAGATTCTGATTCTTCCCATTCTGCACATTCTCCTCCTGCCACACCTCAAccatttcctccttcccctgTTCCCTCACCACCAATATTCATCTTTCCTACATCAGAGTCTCATGCATCTTCACAGAGACCTGTGCAGTTTCCTACACTTGATCCCCCAAAATCAGCTGGACATCCAGGTGCACGGTCACCAATTTTTATATTTCCAAATGGTGATAATAATGGTAATGGTAATGATGTTTACACAGGGCCAAACAATGAACAGTATCCAGTAATTTCTGTTGAATATTTAAAGGCGCCACAATCCCAGAGAGCATACAAATCTTCTCATCATCTCTTAACTAAAAGCAG aAACATCAGGAGACAATAA
- the LOC120528576 gene encoding proline-rich receptor-like protein kinase PERK10: MKTVLLFVCLLGSTCAAPIKVFTPHSVSLQSLSLTPGSQQSPFQSSNAQWPARRFLVTPFSTSWNSRRWKNEQKSILPNSPAQPAALKTHRQLPFVFVLPSQPSATGLATTMFKLSTSGSFSKPAAFRISPINVLSPFKPAVNSKNPPPHFMVPSQSFPPSAFASPSGKMLPPSNVPPEVFYKSSRPVESTIIDSNIKTESMATPPLSASSPPSDSPIIIIIPTLYQGEPEPTISPPETTVTPQTSNTPMTTKRPKTTKRPKITKSPKTTKAPVTAKIPKKPKPPKGN; encoded by the exons ATGAAGACAGTCCTTTTATTTGTATGCCTTCTGGGCTCAACCTGTGCCGCTCCT ATTAAGGTCTTCACCCCACACTCTGTATCCTTGCAAAGTTTATCTTTAACTCCTGGATCTCAGCAATCCCCTTTTCAGTCATCCAATGCACAATGGCCTGCAAGAAGATTCCTTGTTACACCTTTTTCAACCAGCTGGAATTCAAGGAGatggaaaaatgaacaaaaatccaTTCTACCTAATTCACCAGCGCAGCCTGCAGCTTTAAAGACTCACAGACAACTGCCTTTTGTTTTTGTGCTCCCTTCTCAACCTTCTGCCACTGGATTGGCAACTACGATGTTTAAATTATCTACTTCTGGCTCTTTCTCTAAACCTGCTGCTTTCAGGATTTCTCCAATAAACGTATTGTCACCATTCAAACCAGCAGTCAACAGTAAGAATCCTCCTCCACATTTTATGGTTCCTTCGCAAAGTTTTCCACCCTCAGCTTTTGCAAGTCCTTCAGGAAAAATGTTACCTCCGTCTAATGTTCCTCCTGAAGTATTTTATAAATCTTCCCGGCCTGTGGAATCAACCATCATAGACTCAAATATCAAAACTGAATCTATGGCCACACCACCATTATCTGCTTCATCCCCTCCTTCAGATAGTccaataatcataataattccTACACTATATCAAGGAGAACCAGAACCAACAATTAGCCCTCCTGAAACAACAGTGACTCCACAGACAAGCAACACTCCAATGACAACTAAACGTCCCAAAACAACTAAACGTCCCAAAATAACTAAATCACCCAAAACAACCAAGGCACCAGTGACAGCTAAGATTCCCAAAAAACCAAAGCCTCCCAAAGGAAACTAA